One window from the genome of Blastopirellula retiformator encodes:
- a CDS encoding non-canonical purine NTP pyrophosphatase: MKLPFSALLLATGNAHKLQELATSLGPLGVTLLSLRDFPDAVAVVEDGETLRDNALKKAIGYAGQTGQWVLADDTGLEVAALGGEPGVRSARYAGDQATTAENRVKLINALADVPLARRSARFVCHLAIANPNGEIFCEAIGECHGRIQDEARGQYGIGYDAHLEIIEYRRRLAEMSPAATRLIGHRGRATQRLFKELRRQSKI, encoded by the coding sequence ATGAAGCTCCCCTTCTCAGCTCTGCTGTTGGCGACCGGCAACGCCCACAAGTTGCAAGAGCTGGCGACGTCGCTGGGGCCGCTGGGCGTGACGCTCCTTTCGCTGCGCGATTTTCCCGACGCCGTCGCCGTCGTCGAAGATGGCGAAACGCTGCGCGACAACGCGCTGAAAAAGGCGATCGGCTATGCCGGGCAAACCGGACAATGGGTCTTGGCCGACGATACGGGACTGGAAGTAGCGGCGCTAGGCGGAGAACCGGGCGTTCGTTCCGCCCGGTATGCCGGCGACCAGGCAACCACCGCCGAAAACCGCGTGAAGCTGATCAACGCGCTGGCAGACGTGCCGCTCGCAAGACGTTCGGCCCGCTTTGTCTGTCACCTGGCGATCGCTAATCCGAATGGCGAGATCTTCTGCGAAGCGATCGGTGAGTGTCACGGACGAATCCAAGATGAAGCCCGCGGCCAGTACGGCATCGGCTACGACGCCCATCTAGAAATCATCGAGTATCGTCGGCGACTGGCCGAAATGAGCCCGGCTGCCACTCGATTAATTGGCCACCGCGGGCGAGCGACACAGCGGCTATTTAAAGAACTCCGCCGCCAGTCAAAAATCTAG
- a CDS encoding DUF3656 domain-containing U32 family peptidase encodes MSDTCASENRAAPELLAPAGNWDCAKAAVANGADAIYFGLTSGFNARARANNFDAADLASLMSFLHWHGVRGYVTLNTLAFSPELEAVEQLVRQIAAAGVDALLVQDLGLVGLIRQIAPTLPIHASTQMTMTSSECIALAAEMGVERVVLARELSIAEISAIHEKTEMPLEAFVHGALCVAYSGQCLTSESLGGRSANRGQCAQACRLPYELICDGQEVDLGDQKYLLSPQDLAAFAVTPELIEAGVVSLKIEGRLKTPEYVANITRHYRTAIDAAVAGRPVEFAPRDVEEMELSFSRGFSVGWLHGCDHKMLVPAISSAKRGVLVGEVQKVQGQRVKVSLRRALKAGDGIVFDGDRIADAEQGGRIFALYRGQNRLEGEVSHGVVEMALMRDAVDLSQLYPGQKIWKSDDPELNRRLRKSFDGEIAPRDVDLQLQVSAAVDQPLQLVATVDGLPQLQLQTEQPLEAARKHPLTIETLQEQFSRLGETGYRLADLKADIAGEPMAPLSVLGALRKQMVEQLTEARRAAAIRSHAVSAKPVLPQLRDAIPENIPTDDMPHLNLLCRTLDQLTWASEIGMKRLYADFADIREYRQAVAIAHGAGAKVYLATPRIQKPGEMGIFRALEKQNADGILVRNLSGLRYYRERNVACVADFSLNAANELTVDFLRRQGAERITASYDLNREQLFEMVRRSPTQLLEVVVHQHMPMFHMEHCVFCSVLSPGTNKTNCGRPCDTHVVQLRDRVGSEHLLTADVGCRNTLYNAAPQSGAEAVAALIDLGVRHFRVELLDEATKSQVYQTLDLYSSLLTGQISGKEVWTELKALNRVGVTRGTLEERRNPLAIL; translated from the coding sequence ATGTCTGATACCTGTGCGTCTGAAAATCGTGCTGCCCCCGAACTTCTGGCGCCTGCCGGCAACTGGGACTGCGCCAAAGCGGCCGTCGCCAACGGCGCCGACGCCATCTATTTCGGGCTGACCAGCGGGTTTAACGCACGGGCGCGGGCCAACAATTTTGACGCCGCAGACCTGGCGTCGCTGATGTCGTTCTTGCATTGGCATGGCGTGCGGGGATACGTCACGCTCAACACGCTCGCCTTTTCGCCGGAACTGGAAGCGGTCGAACAGCTGGTGCGGCAAATCGCCGCCGCCGGAGTCGACGCCCTGTTGGTGCAAGACCTGGGCCTGGTCGGGCTGATTCGGCAAATTGCGCCAACCTTGCCGATTCACGCGTCGACGCAAATGACGATGACCAGCAGCGAGTGCATCGCTCTGGCGGCCGAAATGGGCGTCGAGCGGGTCGTGCTGGCCCGCGAGCTGTCGATCGCCGAGATCTCGGCGATTCACGAAAAAACCGAGATGCCGCTCGAAGCGTTCGTGCACGGCGCCCTGTGCGTCGCTTACAGCGGACAATGCCTGACCAGCGAATCGCTGGGCGGCCGCAGCGCCAATCGCGGCCAATGCGCCCAGGCCTGCCGGTTGCCTTACGAGCTGATCTGCGACGGTCAAGAGGTCGATCTTGGCGATCAAAAGTACTTGCTCAGCCCGCAAGACCTGGCCGCGTTTGCGGTGACGCCCGAGCTGATCGAAGCCGGCGTCGTGTCGCTGAAGATCGAAGGTCGGTTGAAGACGCCCGAGTACGTCGCCAACATCACGCGGCATTATCGCACGGCCATCGACGCCGCCGTCGCCGGACGCCCGGTCGAGTTTGCGCCGCGCGACGTCGAAGAGATGGAACTGTCGTTTTCGCGGGGGTTCTCGGTCGGCTGGCTGCATGGCTGCGATCACAAGATGTTGGTCCCGGCGATCAGTTCGGCCAAGCGGGGCGTGCTGGTCGGCGAAGTGCAGAAGGTCCAGGGACAACGGGTCAAGGTCTCGCTGCGGCGAGCGTTGAAAGCGGGAGACGGCATCGTCTTTGACGGCGACCGTATCGCGGACGCCGAACAAGGGGGCCGCATCTTCGCCCTGTATCGCGGCCAGAATCGACTTGAAGGCGAAGTTTCGCATGGCGTCGTCGAGATGGCGCTGATGCGGGACGCCGTCGATCTGTCCCAGCTTTACCCAGGCCAGAAAATCTGGAAGAGCGACGATCCCGAGCTGAATCGCCGATTGCGAAAATCGTTTGATGGCGAGATCGCGCCGCGCGATGTTGACCTGCAATTGCAAGTCTCCGCCGCTGTCGACCAGCCGCTGCAGTTGGTGGCGACTGTCGACGGTTTGCCTCAACTACAGCTGCAAACCGAACAACCGCTCGAGGCGGCCCGCAAACATCCGCTGACGATCGAAACGCTGCAGGAGCAGTTCTCTCGCTTGGGCGAGACCGGCTACCGGCTTGCCGATCTCAAAGCGGACATCGCTGGCGAGCCGATGGCGCCGCTCAGCGTGTTGGGCGCACTGCGCAAGCAGATGGTCGAGCAACTGACCGAAGCGCGTCGGGCCGCGGCGATCCGTTCGCATGCCGTCAGTGCGAAGCCGGTCCTGCCGCAATTGCGCGATGCGATTCCAGAGAATATTCCGACCGACGACATGCCCCACTTGAACCTGCTCTGCCGCACGTTGGATCAGTTGACCTGGGCGAGTGAGATCGGCATGAAGCGGCTCTACGCCGACTTCGCCGACATTCGCGAGTATCGTCAGGCGGTCGCCATCGCCCACGGCGCCGGCGCCAAAGTTTACTTGGCGACGCCGCGGATTCAAAAGCCGGGCGAAATGGGAATCTTCAGGGCGCTCGAGAAACAGAACGCCGACGGGATCCTGGTCCGCAACCTTTCGGGCTTGCGTTACTATCGCGAGCGGAACGTCGCCTGCGTGGCCGACTTCTCGCTCAACGCGGCCAACGAGTTGACCGTCGACTTCCTCCGCCGCCAAGGGGCCGAGCGAATCACCGCATCGTACGACTTGAACCGCGAACAGCTGTTCGAGATGGTTCGCCGCAGTCCGACGCAGCTGCTGGAAGTGGTCGTCCACCAGCACATGCCGATGTTCCATATGGAGCATTGCGTCTTCTGTTCGGTCCTTTCGCCCGGCACCAACAAGACCAACTGCGGCCGGCCATGCGATACGCACGTGGTGCAGCTGCGCGATCGGGTCGGCAGCGAACATCTGCTAACCGCCGACGTCGGCTGCCGCAACACGCTCTACAACGCCGCTCCACAAAGTGGCGCCGAAGCGGTCGCCGCGCTGATCGACTTGGGCGTGCGGCACTTCCGCGTTGAGCTGCTCGACGAAGCGACCAAATCGCAGGTCTATCAGACGCTCGACCTCTACTCGTCGCTGCTCACCGGGCAAATCTCCGGCAAGGAAGTCTGGACCGAACTGAAGGCGCTCAACCGCGTCGGCGTGACCCGCGGAACGCTCGAAGAACGTCGCAACCCGCTGGCGATTCTGTAA
- a CDS encoding C1 family peptidase produces the protein MPKDNNHPPSQRWQVLLLVLLGTIGGLAYFAARENPSDVPEEVSDETQGEVRPVKPSPDVLPGKRQPAVALFGYKPRPNETRRFLSTLPQPKLRQAAPQLFAPRGPPHDALLYRALYKAHRDTFGVDWQVGRQGIGDCVSWGWAHACDIHLAIMYCQGDSAEWRPVATESIYGGSRVEARGVTRGGYSDGSYGGAAAKWVRDYGLIFRQAYPSVDLSEYSSRRAKDWGNYGNGGQHDGGQLDREAEKSPVRTVALVSTFEEAAAAIQSGYPVPVCSGQGFSSKRDEQGFCRPSGSWSHCMCFIGVRHDRPGLLCLNSWGPTWVSGPKWPDDMPDGSFWVDQATVDRMLRQNDSFSVSGYDGFPFRELDHAAWVQRASQDDSIFALSL, from the coding sequence ATGCCAAAAGACAACAACCATCCACCAAGCCAACGCTGGCAAGTACTGCTGCTCGTGCTGCTCGGCACGATCGGCGGGCTCGCCTACTTCGCGGCTCGCGAGAATCCGTCCGATGTGCCGGAAGAAGTGAGCGACGAAACGCAGGGCGAGGTTCGCCCAGTGAAACCTTCGCCCGACGTCTTGCCTGGTAAACGGCAGCCGGCGGTCGCGTTGTTCGGCTACAAGCCGCGGCCGAATGAAACGCGACGGTTTTTGAGTACGCTGCCGCAGCCGAAACTGCGACAGGCGGCGCCGCAACTATTCGCGCCGCGCGGTCCGCCGCATGACGCGCTGCTCTACCGGGCGCTTTACAAGGCGCACCGCGATACGTTTGGCGTCGATTGGCAGGTGGGCCGACAAGGGATCGGCGATTGCGTCAGCTGGGGTTGGGCGCATGCCTGCGATATTCACCTGGCGATCATGTACTGTCAGGGGGACAGCGCCGAGTGGCGCCCGGTCGCGACCGAGTCGATCTATGGCGGCTCGCGAGTCGAAGCTCGTGGGGTGACCCGCGGCGGTTACAGCGACGGCAGCTATGGAGGGGCCGCGGCGAAATGGGTTCGGGATTACGGTCTGATCTTTCGCCAGGCATACCCGTCGGTCGACCTGTCCGAATATTCATCGCGCCGCGCCAAAGACTGGGGCAATTATGGAAATGGCGGTCAGCACGATGGCGGCCAGCTCGATCGCGAAGCGGAGAAAAGCCCGGTGCGGACCGTCGCCCTGGTCAGCACGTTTGAAGAAGCGGCGGCGGCGATTCAAAGCGGCTATCCGGTGCCGGTTTGCAGCGGCCAGGGGTTCAGCAGCAAGCGAGATGAACAAGGGTTTTGCCGCCCGTCGGGCAGTTGGTCGCACTGCATGTGCTTTATCGGCGTGCGGCACGATCGCCCCGGGCTGCTTTGCTTGAACAGTTGGGGCCCGACTTGGGTCAGCGGGCCGAAGTGGCCCGACGATATGCCGGACGGTTCGTTCTGGGTCGACCAGGCGACCGTCGATCGAATGCTGCGGCAGAACGATTCGTTCTCGGTCAGCGGGTACGACGGGTTCCCGTTTCGTGAATTGGATCATGCCGCCTGGGTGCAGCGTGCATCACAGGACGATTCCATCTTTGCTCTCAGTTTATAG
- a CDS encoding GNAT family N-acetyltransferase, with protein sequence MSVVESVVSCRVADSFRVQMVSGMFDVSLDEKLTDRFAIELPLDDDWQVGLIVGRSGSGKSSIAAKAFGSQVYRGFRWPKRKAIVDAFPEPLETREIVRLLISVGLSSPPAWCKPHHVLSTGEQFRADLAMSLSSSDSLVAFDEYTSVVDRRTAQIGSAALRKSIDAGHIDKQFVAVTCHRDIARWLQPDWVADMESGRLTRRRLRRPQLDLQIRAGNHQHWPLFAKHHYLDPRLNPAARAFVATLDQQPVAICAVLNHFRKDAFRVTRLVTLPSFQGMGIGGALLDGVAAHLVEEEEAQLVSISGSHPAVIHHCNASPKWEFHNLKKTGRRASGFFREHPDWKVSLGRAVASFHYRS encoded by the coding sequence ATGTCGGTTGTTGAGTCTGTAGTATCGTGTCGCGTCGCCGATTCGTTTCGGGTGCAGATGGTCAGCGGCATGTTCGACGTGTCGCTCGACGAAAAGCTGACCGATCGTTTTGCAATTGAGTTGCCGCTGGACGACGATTGGCAGGTCGGCTTGATCGTCGGACGCTCGGGCTCGGGCAAGTCGTCGATCGCCGCCAAAGCGTTCGGCTCGCAAGTCTATCGCGGCTTTCGCTGGCCGAAGCGGAAAGCGATCGTCGATGCGTTTCCCGAGCCGCTGGAAACCCGTGAGATCGTCCGCCTGCTGATCTCGGTGGGGCTCAGTTCGCCGCCGGCGTGGTGCAAACCGCATCACGTGTTGTCCACGGGCGAGCAGTTTCGCGCCGACCTGGCAATGTCGCTCTCCTCAAGCGATTCGCTGGTCGCGTTTGACGAATACACGAGCGTCGTCGACCGGCGGACCGCGCAGATCGGCTCGGCCGCGCTCCGCAAGTCGATCGACGCCGGGCATATCGACAAGCAGTTTGTGGCGGTTACCTGTCACCGCGACATCGCCCGCTGGCTGCAGCCCGATTGGGTGGCCGATATGGAAAGTGGACGACTCACCCGGAGGCGTCTTCGGCGACCGCAACTCGATTTACAGATTCGCGCCGGCAATCACCAGCACTGGCCGCTGTTTGCGAAGCATCACTATCTAGATCCGCGGCTTAATCCGGCCGCCCGGGCGTTTGTGGCGACGCTGGATCAGCAGCCGGTGGCGATCTGCGCGGTGCTGAATCACTTTCGCAAAGATGCGTTTCGCGTCACGCGACTGGTGACGCTCCCCAGCTTTCAAGGGATGGGGATCGGCGGAGCATTGCTTGACGGCGTCGCGGCTCACCTGGTCGAAGAAGAAGAGGCCCAGCTCGTCTCGATCAGCGGCAGTCACCCGGCAGTGATCCATCACTGTAACGCATCGCCGAAGTGGGAGTTTCACAACCTCAAGAAAACCGGCCGCCGAGCCAGCGGATTCTTCCGCGAGCATCCCGATTGGAAAGTTTCCCTCGGCCGCGCGGTGGCGTCGTTCCACTATCGGTCGTAA
- a CDS encoding TVP38/TMEM64 family protein, which produces MDDPIPEGDSAPSGARPYRWLIALLLLFLAIAVYYLFGRHLSIDALVEREEALRSFQQQHWLVSYFAAFAIYVVITGLSLPGAALLTILYGWLFGPVAGVVLVSFASTLGATIAFSVSRYLFRDAIQQRYQQRLEKLNASVEAEGAYYLFTLRLIPIFPFFLVNLLMGLTPIRLVTFWWVSQLGMLAGTIVYVAAGASLPSLAAIQEQGLGAVVRWPTLAAFALLGLLPLLTRQVVKWLRRSP; this is translated from the coding sequence ATGGACGATCCAATTCCTGAAGGCGATTCGGCGCCATCCGGTGCTCGGCCCTATCGTTGGCTGATCGCCCTCCTCTTACTCTTCCTCGCCATCGCCGTCTACTACCTCTTCGGCCGGCATCTCTCGATCGATGCCTTAGTCGAGCGTGAGGAAGCTCTCCGTTCTTTCCAGCAGCAACATTGGCTGGTTTCCTACTTCGCCGCGTTTGCGATCTACGTTGTGATCACGGGGCTTTCTCTGCCAGGCGCAGCGCTGCTGACCATTTTGTATGGCTGGCTGTTTGGGCCGGTCGCCGGCGTCGTGCTGGTCAGCTTCGCTTCGACCTTGGGGGCGACAATCGCCTTTTCGGTCAGCCGCTATCTCTTTCGAGACGCCATCCAGCAGCGTTACCAGCAGCGGCTGGAAAAGCTGAACGCCTCGGTCGAAGCGGAGGGCGCCTACTACCTGTTTACGCTGCGGCTGATCCCGATCTTTCCCTTCTTTCTGGTCAATCTGCTGATGGGCCTGACGCCGATTCGCCTGGTGACGTTTTGGTGGGTCAGCCAGTTGGGCATGTTGGCCGGCACGATCGTCTACGTCGCCGCCGGCGCCAGTTTGCCGTCGCTGGCCGCCATCCAAGAGCAGGGACTCGGCGCCGTGGTCCGTTGGCCAACGCTGGCGGCCTTCGCCCTGCTGGGCCTGTTGCCGCTGCTCACGCGTCAGGTAGTCAAATGGCTGCGACGATCCCCCTAA
- a CDS encoding REP-associated tyrosine transposase codes for MAPPKKKQVKHIHEAGHLHELTFSCYQRKPLLTNDTWRGMLAQSIQNAVERHEFHLTAFVFMPEHVHLLVLPQQSASTISSFLNAVKRPFSYRIKQHLIECNSPLLKRLTVQQRPGVQTFRFWQEGPGYDRKIFDPATIQLVIDYIHDNPVKRGLCKRAIDWKWSSARRFLLPESPIEADLPLLSPLPADWNVRGC; via the coding sequence ATGGCCCCACCCAAAAAGAAGCAAGTCAAACACATCCATGAAGCGGGCCACCTTCATGAACTCACCTTTTCTTGCTACCAACGAAAGCCGCTCCTCACCAACGACACATGGAGGGGCATGCTCGCTCAGAGCATTCAGAACGCCGTCGAGCGACACGAGTTTCATCTAACCGCGTTCGTTTTCATGCCGGAACATGTACACTTGCTGGTCTTGCCACAGCAATCGGCGTCCACGATTTCCAGTTTTCTTAACGCAGTAAAACGGCCGTTCTCCTACCGAATCAAGCAGCATCTGATTGAGTGTAATAGTCCGCTACTGAAGCGACTCACCGTTCAACAACGCCCGGGCGTGCAGACGTTTCGGTTCTGGCAAGAAGGACCGGGCTACGATCGGAAGATCTTCGATCCAGCGACAATTCAATTGGTCATCGATTACATTCATGACAATCCAGTCAAACGAGGACTTTGCAAACGGGCGATCGATTGGAAGTGGTCGAGTGCTCGTCGGTTTCTTCTGCCTGAATCGCCGATAGAAGCAGACCTTCCTTTGCTTTCTCCGCTTCCGGCCGACTGGAATGTTCGTGGCTGCTGA
- a CDS encoding cation:proton antiporter, giving the protein MSFFNIAGILVALAAAFAFINHKLLKLPTTVGLMLLAMLHAVALLLINWIVPQAGVLTAAETLVGSIDFDQTLMEGMLGYLLFAGALHVDLNDLKKQSAAIGLLATVGVLATTFIVGGLTYVITGWLGIEVRFIYCLIFGSIVAPTDPIAVLGIVKSLGAPKPLETKIAGESLFNDGVGVVVFIALLGIAGLGQHHGESHADAAKNHDVNHVAEPSEQVLDNRPSADSDAEQPGNAPTHDAQAHSEKAETTVMDVAKLFALEAGGGLALGLVLGMVAFLLLRTIDHYATEILLSLAVVTGGYALAMALHLSGPLAMVVAGLILGNHGRTLAMSDQTREHLDTFWELVDELLNAVLFVLIGMEVLVLSFTAQYLLAGALAIPAALLARFLSVGAVVTALKKATNREYTPHAIKVMTWGGLRGGISVALALSLKEEIHAQQSQYDNIGELILTMTYVVVAFSILFGGLTMGPMLRQLGLAGQSKSDAH; this is encoded by the coding sequence ATGAGCTTCTTCAATATCGCCGGCATCCTTGTCGCCCTTGCAGCGGCCTTCGCGTTCATCAACCACAAACTGCTTAAGCTGCCGACAACGGTAGGCTTGATGCTGCTGGCCATGCTGCACGCGGTCGCCCTGCTGCTGATTAATTGGATCGTGCCGCAGGCGGGCGTGCTCACCGCGGCTGAGACCCTCGTCGGCTCGATCGACTTCGACCAGACGCTCATGGAGGGCATGCTCGGCTACCTGCTGTTTGCCGGGGCGTTGCATGTCGACCTGAACGACCTCAAGAAACAGTCTGCGGCCATCGGTCTGCTTGCGACCGTCGGCGTTCTCGCGACGACGTTCATCGTCGGCGGCCTTACCTACGTGATCACCGGCTGGCTCGGTATCGAGGTCCGCTTCATCTACTGCCTGATATTTGGGTCGATTGTCGCGCCGACCGATCCGATCGCGGTCTTGGGGATCGTCAAGAGCCTCGGCGCACCCAAGCCGCTGGAGACCAAGATCGCCGGCGAGTCGCTGTTTAATGATGGCGTGGGCGTGGTGGTGTTTATTGCGCTGCTGGGGATCGCGGGGCTGGGTCAGCATCATGGCGAATCGCATGCCGACGCGGCGAAGAACCATGATGTCAATCACGTCGCTGAGCCCAGCGAACAAGTTTTGGACAACCGCCCCAGCGCCGATAGCGATGCGGAACAACCCGGAAACGCACCTACGCACGATGCTCAAGCGCACAGCGAGAAGGCGGAGACGACAGTAATGGATGTCGCCAAGCTTTTCGCCCTCGAAGCCGGCGGCGGGCTCGCGCTCGGCCTGGTGCTGGGGATGGTCGCGTTCCTCCTGTTGCGAACCATTGATCACTACGCGACGGAGATTTTGCTTTCGCTGGCGGTCGTGACCGGCGGGTATGCCTTGGCGATGGCGCTTCACCTATCGGGGCCATTGGCGATGGTGGTCGCGGGGCTGATCCTGGGTAACCATGGCCGAACGCTAGCGATGTCCGACCAAACGCGCGAGCACCTGGACACGTTCTGGGAATTGGTAGACGAACTTCTGAACGCGGTGCTGTTTGTGTTGATCGGTATGGAGGTCTTGGTCCTTTCGTTCACGGCGCAGTATTTGCTGGCCGGGGCATTGGCGATCCCCGCGGCGCTGCTGGCGAGGTTCCTGTCGGTCGGCGCCGTGGTGACCGCCTTGAAGAAGGCGACCAACCGAGAATATACGCCGCACGCGATCAAGGTGATGACTTGGGGCGGCCTGCGCGGCGGGATCAGCGTCGCACTCGCGCTATCGCTCAAGGAAGAGATCCACGCCCAGCAATCGCAGTACGACAACATCGGCGAACTCATCCTGACGATGACCTACGTCGTCGTCGCCTTCTCAATCCTCTTCGGCGGCCTGACCATGGGGCCAATGTTGCGCCAGCTGGGCCTTGCCGGGCAAAGCAAATCAGACGCCCACTAA
- a CDS encoding prenyltransferase/squalene oxidase repeat-containing protein: protein MSSDEHPKDRDKSPEKRPAPISQPPSTPPPASEGDAAKAPISFGQAPPQSVPNYFPPAGQYPPGQYPPPQYPAQGPYPPPGQYPPPGQQGPPPQYPPAGGYPLPGQQPPPGQYPPSAPYGSPGAPAGYPNQWAQPPVAPQNESPPVPPSAPPQPKPAEQEPTPPPKSALPPSAKRPPETKKPQSRKPSDKPEPPKWRDEAPGEQPPAKPTPKKRATKKPPAAKPAPASKPAAEAPVKPKRTPAAKSPDAKPVDKSAPVEQVPSDGKGLPQKAPKKAPPEVVDANLAVAKLSAPADDLTAKSTRMMPPWMISSIIHFVLVVALAMLVFTPTQRQEVVVTATYAERLGEQLDLEMLLDEDDLVEDDIVGFDITLFESEQPPPESLTTLAATGTKSRQREVETPGVEFNFRGEGGGKKALLKAYGGNATTEQSVKAALDWLKRNQRRDGSWSLKGPYKDGAGIENHIAATAMALLAFQGAGHTTLEGGYTREVTRGWGFLMSQMDNDGTFISGPLANQHRLYTQAQATIALCELYGMTKDEQYRKPAQRAINYAVRIQSPEGGWRYTPGDGADTSVTGWFVIAFASAKMCGLTVPEETLQRVGGFLDTVAKENGARYTYQPTRNQPATLSMTAEGLLCRQYLGWKQEDPRLQDGVDYLVENPVDWKEPDVYYWYYGTQVAHHYEGSAWQSWNRVMRQAIPEGQVQVGSDKGSWSPDGDKHGVIGGRLFMTCLCVYMLEVYYRHLPIYSKSEVLSLQ, encoded by the coding sequence ATGTCGAGCGACGAACATCCGAAAGACCGCGATAAATCGCCAGAGAAGCGCCCTGCGCCGATATCGCAGCCTCCATCGACTCCGCCGCCGGCGTCAGAAGGGGATGCGGCGAAGGCGCCGATCTCGTTTGGACAAGCACCGCCGCAATCGGTTCCCAATTATTTTCCGCCCGCGGGACAGTATCCGCCGGGGCAATACCCACCGCCGCAATATCCTGCGCAGGGACCGTACCCGCCGCCGGGTCAATATCCACCGCCTGGTCAGCAAGGTCCGCCGCCGCAATATCCGCCCGCTGGCGGTTATCCTCTGCCGGGGCAACAACCACCGCCGGGGCAGTACCCGCCATCAGCTCCTTATGGATCTCCTGGGGCGCCGGCTGGTTATCCGAACCAGTGGGCGCAGCCTCCGGTAGCGCCGCAAAACGAATCGCCGCCGGTTCCGCCGAGCGCTCCGCCCCAACCAAAGCCTGCCGAGCAAGAGCCAACTCCTCCGCCAAAGTCGGCATTGCCCCCCAGTGCGAAGCGACCGCCGGAAACGAAGAAGCCGCAGTCGCGCAAGCCAAGCGACAAGCCGGAACCGCCGAAGTGGCGCGATGAAGCGCCAGGCGAACAGCCTCCGGCAAAACCAACTCCAAAGAAGCGGGCGACCAAAAAGCCGCCGGCTGCGAAACCTGCGCCCGCGTCAAAGCCGGCGGCCGAAGCGCCGGTAAAGCCGAAGCGGACGCCTGCGGCAAAGTCGCCTGACGCGAAACCGGTCGACAAATCAGCGCCGGTCGAGCAAGTTCCTTCTGATGGCAAAGGTTTGCCGCAGAAGGCGCCCAAGAAAGCTCCGCCGGAAGTGGTCGACGCGAACCTGGCGGTCGCCAAGCTCAGCGCTCCGGCCGATGACTTGACCGCCAAGTCGACGCGGATGATGCCGCCGTGGATGATCAGCTCGATCATCCACTTCGTCTTGGTGGTCGCGCTGGCGATGTTGGTCTTCACGCCGACGCAAAGGCAGGAAGTCGTCGTGACGGCGACGTACGCCGAGCGTCTGGGCGAACAACTCGATCTAGAAATGTTGCTCGATGAAGATGACTTGGTGGAGGACGACATTGTCGGGTTCGACATTACGTTGTTTGAGTCCGAGCAACCGCCGCCCGAGTCGCTGACGACCCTGGCCGCCACGGGGACGAAGTCGCGACAGCGCGAAGTCGAAACGCCGGGCGTTGAATTCAACTTCCGAGGCGAAGGGGGCGGAAAGAAGGCGCTACTGAAAGCGTATGGCGGCAACGCGACGACCGAACAGTCGGTCAAAGCGGCGCTCGATTGGCTCAAGCGAAATCAACGCCGCGATGGCTCGTGGAGCTTGAAAGGCCCCTACAAAGATGGCGCCGGAATCGAGAATCATATTGCGGCGACCGCGATGGCGCTGCTGGCGTTTCAAGGGGCAGGGCACACGACGCTCGAAGGCGGCTACACTCGCGAGGTGACCCGAGGCTGGGGCTTCTTAATGTCGCAGATGGACAACGATGGCACCTTCATCAGCGGGCCGCTCGCCAATCAGCATCGCTTGTACACGCAAGCCCAAGCGACGATTGCCCTCTGCGAGTTGTACGGCATGACCAAAGATGAGCAGTACCGCAAACCGGCCCAACGGGCGATCAACTACGCGGTCCGCATTCAGTCGCCGGAAGGTGGTTGGCGCTACACGCCAGGCGATGGCGCCGATACTTCGGTCACCGGTTGGTTTGTCATCGCCTTCGCCAGCGCCAAGATGTGCGGGCTGACCGTACCCGAAGAGACGCTGCAGCGCGTCGGCGGGTTTCTCGATACCGTTGCGAAAGAGAATGGCGCTCGCTACACCTACCAACCAACCCGCAACCAGCCGGCGACGCTGTCGATGACGGCCGAGGGTTTACTCTGCCGGCAGTACTTGGGCTGGAAGCAAGAAGATCCCCGTTTGCAGGATGGCGTCGACTACCTGGTCGAAAACCCGGTCGATTGGAAAGAACCCGACGTCTACTACTGGTACTACGGCACTCAGGTGGCGCATCATTATGAGGGCTCGGCGTGGCAAAGTTGGAATCGCGTCATGCGGCAGGCGATCCCAGAGGGTCAGGTCCAGGTCGGCAGCGACAAGGGAAGTTGGTCGCCCGATGGAGACAAACATGGCGTGATCGGCGGGCGGCTGTTTATGACTTGCCTGTGCGTCTACATGCTGGAAGTCTACTACCGGCATCTGCCGATCTACTCGAAGTCGGAAGTCCTTTCGCTGCAATAG